A region of the Vigna unguiculata cultivar IT97K-499-35 chromosome 9, ASM411807v1, whole genome shotgun sequence genome:
TTGATAtcagttttaaaattaacattttttttcaatattaaaataatttaaaatcaagaataataaatatgtttattgGAACCCAAACCCTATTCAACATAATAATGATGATATGACTTTGATCGAATAATAATGATATtcagtaaaatattataatataaaactcACTATGAATAAACTATCATAAACATATGCGCACAAGCATTTTTatggaattttttaaatactaataataataagagataatattataatattattaaattaataaataaattaaatttatatttattaaaaataaagtaaaatatattataatagataaaaaagtaaataaaaaagtaattattaataaataaagagaaaaaaataagtaaaaacattcgattatataaaatttttataaaaataacgatcaatttttaaaaatttaataaattattatatttaaaaattaaaattagtattttaaaatataaaaaaaaaagaaaattctttatatattgtcgtaaatataattttgtttaaatggatagtaataaaaatattaaattttatttgaatatacaTCATCGTGTGTGTTtcattaaattcaattttataaacacCAGAGATGGTAATGTGGCTTGACCATTacgttcttttttttttcaagtaaaattgactttttcGTTACATATTAGTTTTGTTGGCGCGTTCTGCATAATAACAGGCATAcatgttagtttttataaacaagtttttaagaaaaagtaaCTGTTTATGTATTTATCGCTCGAGTCTACccattgataatattataataaaataaataaacataaattaaaatctatgttaattacatataataaaattaaacttttcataaaaaaaagaaaaaaaacattgtttaagctaaaaaaaattataataatcaattaatacTAAATAAAAGCAATGGAAGTggtttaacaaaataaaaaacttttacttgactaaaaaattaatgtattgaTGTCTTTAGTATTGTACTAAAAATACCTAAACGGATCgatagattaaaatatttagttcatctcatactttttcttgtgaatttacaagttaatttgaattatttatcttttatcctCATTCCtaataaatgttaataatttaaagaaaataaaaaatattaaaataatagtaataaatttttatatatttaaatattttaaaccgGTTCTTTTTATGCAATAGTGCGAGTGTTTgatttccagaaaaaaaaagtaaataagaatatatttacttattttatattgctattttattttttcaataatatatgtataagatttttctttcttttaaaagaaaaacctgCAGAAGGGTTGCCAAACCTGCAGAACGTATACATTTTTACTAAAGTCTAACAAGTGATATCCCTTTAcctttttgtttaatattaaacttataagtaatacataatttattctttatttttattataaagtaaTGCACCACATTCAAGACATCTACCAAAAATTCTACCaaactttatataatatatatttttactaaagtCTAACAATTGATACCCCTTTACCTTTGTGTTTAATATTAAACTTATAagtaatacataatttattctttcttaTTAGAACGTAATGTACACTCACATTCAAGACATCTACCAAATATTCTACCAGACTTTATAGAGAATATATACCatatatgaaaagaattaatggttttatttttaaattattaaccaatttcACATTCTCTGAAAGAGAAAAGATTTCAATATATTTCCATTccaaaaaatacaatataaaactatataataattttaagctatttagatttaaaatgatttagcaaaaaaaaaaactaattaaaatgattttcagttttatatatatatatatatatatatatatatatatatatatatatattaacgtcatcaagaaattaattaattaaaattaaaatattcaatctGTACTGCCAATGAAAACATTTAAATCATAATGGATTATCTGGCtagatttattaaatttaatattttatcactcgttaattaattaattgccaaaaatataaaagaatgtCATGAAATTTAATAGATTGATATAAATCAAATCGAgataatcttaattatataattatatttttttatcaaagaaaataacaacatTCAACGGTATTtctatgaaaagaaaataatctgGTGTATTCTTATAAGATAACacatatcttaataaatttttataataatataattgacaACGGATAATTGTTTGATGGTTGATAATTGTTAAGATTAAGAAAACACTTAATTTTTGctgtttagttttttaattaaaaaaaaaaacaaaaggaatgTGACAGTATAGATATTTTCCTGTATAAATTCACGtggacaaaatcaaaaatcaTAAATGATGTAATGAATGGTGACGGGGACATTCCACGTGAAACATCACCAAAGATCCTATGTGATTGCAAACTGGCAGTTTCGAGGAAGCGAAAATAGGAACGTAGAAAAAGGGGTCATTTaatcaaaaatcaaatcaaaacacGAAAACCCAAAATTCAATTCAGTTCAAAGGAAAACGGGTTTGTTCCTTCTTCCACCCCAACTCTCACATCACACACCCGTTTTCCTTTTCTCCTTTTCACCAAAGCAAGGGTTTTCTGTTCACCCTTTTATTTTCACGCCATTCAGATTCACGGGATTATGTTCATTGGGGCACACGACTCCTTGTCTTTCGGTGTAAATTCCTCTTCATTGTTGTGATCGAAAAGGGTCGCTTTGCTCGTTCTTGTCTGCTGTTGATGTCTCTTATTGTTGCTGAAGGGGATTGGCTTGTGATTCTGGACACACCCAATTCCTTGCCATTGCAATACGCCCACTTGTCTTTCGCCAAACGCAGATGGGATAAGGAGTTTTCTGAGCTCCAGAGTGGATAGCCTTAATCTGATTCATAACAAttcaattcttattattttctttttacttttggAATCAATGGATTCTTCACAAGGGTCTACCATTGCTGGTTTCGTGGACAATGCATCCATTCAGAGGAAACAGTCTAGTTTTGATGGCGTTCCTGTGTATGTCAAGGAACTAATTGCCGGAGGCTTTGCTGGTGCGCTTTCTAAGACCGCTGTTGCACCTCTCGAACGAGTCAAGATACTTTGGCAGGTTCACCACTCTTTTTCTTCActtatttaattgaaaacatGATTCGAAGCTTGTACGATCAGATCGCGTTGTAAGTTTGATGATAATGGATTTAAATATCCTTCTTTTGTAAATGTATTGGAGGTAAATGTCTTATGATATAATGATGATACTAGACAACAGTAATATGTAATGTAAGTTTATGCTAAGGAAGTGAGGTATATTGGATCTAGATTAGGAAGATAAGGGAAGGGGGAGAGAGTTTTAAATGTGTAAAGAGAGGATAATATTATATCTTGGGTTGCCTCGGGTGTCaactaaattattctatttGATTTATGCCTCTTGCTGGAGTCTTGAagtcattgatttctttcaGAGGTTACTGCCCCATGCTTcaaggatttttttttactttggtttTAAGCTATATGTTTGTTGTCACTTGCTAGATGTACATCATTTACGATGTTGTTACTTTCCTTTTGCCATCTCCACTTCGTGAGAATGTTCTTAATGGATGTATGTTCCTTTTtaacctttatttattttatccacAGACAAGGACACCTGGATTTCATTCTCTTGGGGTGTATGAATCTATGAATAAATTAGTCAAGAGGGAAGGTTTTCAAGGATTATATAAGTAAGACTCAAATTACATAACATGGTGCTTTCTCGGGCTTAAATTATGTATCGTTAATCTTGTTTATGTGGTGATTTCAGGGGAAATGGAGCTGGTGTTATCCGCATTGTTCCGTATGCAGCCTTGCATTTTATGACATATGAGCGCTACAAAAGTTGGATCTTGAATAATTATCCAGTGTTAGGTTCGGGTCCTTGTATTGATCTTTTAGCAGGCTCTGCTGCAGGGGGAACTTCAGTTTTGTGTACCTACCCGTTGGATCTTGCTCGTACCAAACTTGCTTACCAGGTAGTTATCTGACTCGAACATATCAAGCTTTGAAATAGacttgatgaaattatttagaGACCATTATTATCCATTCcattatttctcttttttcacATTTAGtgaaaacttaaattaaagtttaaggaAGGTTATATTTGTACCACTAGGGAAAAAGAGAGATGAAGAATGCATTATGTTAGAATTACATCCTCCAGTTTCATAGAGAGACATAAAAACTTTTGTGGTGTTCATAGAATACTTGAGGGTGATTTAATGAATCGTGGTATATCTTGATTCCAATTTACATGGTCCATGGGACGGAAAATTTTCCTATCATTTGGGGATTTTCGTGGGGATTGCTTTATTTGGGTTGCAAGTTGGGAGATTCCCCTCAAAGCATATGTGTGATCAAGGACAAGACCATTCTCTCCCGACTGCAAGGTCCTTGTAtgttgaaaatgataaaattgtccCTTATTTAATATGCTTGTATGTACAAGTATAAATGACTGTAGTCTTTtgcttcatatttattttttttaaattataattggttaaaAGAGACTTAAACGGTGCCACCCCTAATGAGTTATGATAATTTCTAGGAAAGTTTTAAGGCCAATGCTTTAATGTAGGAATAAACATAATGACCCTAGtcaattaaaattgataaagatTAGCTTTAGTTACTAGGGGATATTTTATGAGGAAATAATTGCTTGTAGTATACAATCTAATAATGTTTAGTATTTCTGtggtttaaatttttatagGTGGTGGATACAAGAGGAGATATCAAAGATGGTATAAGAGGAGTTCAACCTACACATAATGGCATTAAAGGTGTGCTTACAAGTGTCTATAAGGAAGGCGGAGCCCGTGGACTTT
Encoded here:
- the LOC114196208 gene encoding mitochondrial carrier protein CoAc1 isoform X1, giving the protein MDSSQGSTIAGFVDNASIQRKQSSFDGVPVYVKELIAGGFAGALSKTAVAPLERVKILWQTRTPGFHSLGVYESMNKLVKREGFQGLYKGNGAGVIRIVPYAALHFMTYERYKSWILNNYPVLGSGPCIDLLAGSAAGGTSVLCTYPLDLARTKLAYQVVDTRGDIKDGIRGVQPTHNGIKGVLTSVYKEGGARGLYRGAGPTLTGILPYAGLKFYMYEKLKTNLPEEHQKSIVMRLSCGALAGLFGQTLTYPLDVVKRQMQVGSLQNASHENVRYKNTIDGLRTIVRTQGWRQLFHGVSINYIRIVPSAAISFTTYDMTKSWLGIPPQQQKSRSVSAA